In Streptomyces sclerotialus, the DNA window CGAGGCCGTCCAGGAGGGCGGTGAGGCGCCAGGCCGCGGCCTTGGGGTCGGGGCAGTCGAATTCGCCGGCCGCCGCGCCTTCGGCCATCACGTCGGCGAGGGCGGTCTTCCACTCCTGGTCCAGGCCGCCGGCCGTCTCGCGGAGGACGGGATCGCGGAGGGCCGCCGCCCAGCCCTCGATCCACAGGCGCCAGCCCTTGGCCTGGCCGGCCGGTGCGTACCAGCGGACGGCCGCGCGCAGGCGGCGCACGGCGGTCGTGCGGCGGCCGAGAAGGCGGCGCAGGTGGGCGAGGTCGGCCTCGGCGGCGTGCGCGAAGGCCGCCGCGACGAGCTTCTCCTTGGTGGCGAAGTGGTACAGGACCAGGGCGTTGGAGACGCCCAGTGCCGAGGCCACGTCGGAGACGCGGACCGCCGCGACCCCCCGTGCTTCGATCTGCTCGATGGCGGCGCGCAGCAGCTCCTCGCGCCGCTCGGCCACGTTCAACCGGACTCTTGCCACGCGGCCAGCCTACAGCCGGGGGCGTGCGCAAACCCTTGACACCGCGCGGCGGCGGAACCGCCACGACCCGCTCCCATTACTGACTGTGCGTTCAGTTAGTTGCGACGGGGGGCCGGAGCCGGGCGTGTCAATGAGCCCGCTGATCGAATACTCAGCCAGCGGGCTGGGCGCTGCCAAAAGGGGTGCGGCTCAGTCGTGGTGGCCGAGGCGCCGGTCCAGTGCGCGGTCCGCGCGGCTGACGGCGTCGGCGGTGGCCCGGCGGGCGGCGTCCGCGTCCGGGAGGCCGAGTGCGGCGGCGATGCGGTCCCACTCGTACCCGGAGGCCAGCAGGGCACGGACGGCGCCGCCGAGCGCGGAGTCCGCCGCGGCCCGCACCCGGCCGATCTCGGCGAGCGTGGCCAGCAGGTCGGGGGCGGTACGCGCGGCCGCGCTGTGCTGCCCGGCGGCGGCCAGCGACTGGTCGGTGGTGACCCACCAGTCGCCGGCGGTGGCGGCGGGGAGTTCCGGTGTCAGGGTCATACGGCCAGAGTAACGACGCCGGACCGCTTGACGGGCCTCTTGGTCCACTGAGCGGACCACCACTGCCGCTCCTCATGAGGGATGTCCGGATGAGGGATGTCCGGATGAGGGGCGGCCGGACCTCGCCGGTCCTCAGAACTGGTCCTCAGAAGGTGCCGGCCGCCGTCATGTTCGCCAGCGTCTGCCGGAGGGTGCCGCCCAGGGCGGCCTTGGTCTTCCGGGCCTGGGGGGTGTCGACGTGGATGGCGTTCATGTGCAGTCCGGTGTCGTTCCGGTGGAACCAGAAGCAGATGCCGTTGCTGCGGGAGACCCAGAGGTGCTTCTTCGCGTTCCGCGCCGTGTGGTGGGCGGCACCGGGTGACTTCCGGAAGTCCAGGTAGGAGAAGAAGTTGACCGCGTAGGGCCAGTACCGCTGCTCGGTGTAGTCCTGCGGGGCGAGCAGGTGCCACGCCTTGACGAAGGGCACGTCCGCGTGGCGCCGCATCTCCGCGCAGGCGTCCCGTACGCCCGCCATGACGTCCGGGAACTCCTGGTCCTCGGCCACCGGGAATTCGATGGGCATGGTGTTGATGTACCAGCCCATGGTGTGCGCGTGGGCGCCCCGGCCGCGTTCGTTGACCGGCATGAGGCCCCGGTAGACGTCGGGCCCGCCCTCCTTGCGGAGGGATACCCCGACGGCGGCCAGCACACCCATGAACAGCCGTCCGCCGACCGCCTCGCACCGGGCCGCCAGCGCGTCGGCCTCCCGCTCGTGCAGAAGCGTTTCCGTCACATTGACCGTGGGGTACAGCCGGCCCGGTTCGACACCGAGGTCCAGCGGGAACGGCGGGAAGAAGCAGTCACCGCGCGCGATGAACTCCTTCCAGCGGCCCAGCCGGGCGTCCGCCGCGTCCATGGCCGCGTTGTCCTCGCGCTGCGCACGGCTGAAGTCGAGGTAGCTGCCCACCTCGGGGAGGGCGGGCTCCTCGCCGCGTGCGTACGCCGCGTACGCGGTGGCGATGTCGTTCACCGCGATCGGCGTCGACAGCCCGTCGGTCACCAGGTGGTCGCAGGCGAAGTACACCGTGGTGGACTCGTCCCGGACCACCGCGCCCATGATGATCAGCGGCCAGGAGAGCGTGTCGACCCGCTGGAAGAACCGGTGCAGGTAGTCGCGGACCTCCTCGGCGGAACCGGCCGGTCCCACGTCCACGCATTTGAGCTCGACGTCCTCCGGGGTCAGGGCGTCGCAGGACAGATCGCCGGCGAGCTGCTGGAATGTGCAGCGCAGCACTTCGTGGCGGCGCACGAAGTGCAGCAGTGCCGATTCCAGCGCGGCGCGGTCGACCGGCCCGGAGATCTCGAACGACCCGGCCACGTAGGCGGAGACGGCGTCGTCGTCGCCATGGGTGTCGTGGGCCACCGCGAAGTGTTTCGCCTGGTTGTACGTCGTGGTCTCGGATGGCTGGGAGGGTTCGGCGGCGCCGTGCATCCGCGCGGTCACCACCGACCACTCGAAGACATGTCCCGGGGCGATCTCCGCGTCTCCGATGGGTACCTGAAGCACTATGGCTCTTTCCGTCGCCTGTCAGTTGCCGTGTCGCTCGCGCGGTCAGGGCGGCCATGACCCGGACCCGCTCTTTCACCCAACGAGCCGGGATGCCGACAGAAACGGGGTACCGATCGTCGTACCGGTCCGGGGTCAGCCCTCGGCCCGCTCCACCTTGTCGATGAGCAGGGCGTATGCGAGCAGGCCGACCAGGACGACGAGGGCGATGCAGCCGAGCGCCCAGGCGAAGGCCGGTTGCTCAGCAGGACCCGCAGGTCGGCGCGGATGCTGGTGTCCGGTATCCCTGCTGGGTGCCGGAGAGGTGCAGCTCCTCCTTGATGTGCGGCAGGGCGGCCGAGAGGTGCGTACGGTCCAGGTGGTTGATCGCCGTGATCACGGAGAGGCAGGCGAGCAGCCCGTAGCGGGCGCGGCTGAGCGCGGGGCGGCGGTGTCGGGGACGACGGGCGGGGGCGAGGCGGGGCGCAGGGTCGCACTCATGCGGGGACACCTTCGTCCGGTCCGCTGCGCGGATCGGGGTCCGCGGTACGGAGCTGGTCCGCTGTGCGGGCCGCTCGGTCCGAGCTGCGGTGTCGATAGAACGTGTGCTGACTACCTGCAAGAGGTTGCTGACGAGTAATCGCAGGATCACCTGCCCCTGGTCCGCGCAGCGGACCTCGTCCCATACTGGTCGCCATGAGCGAGAGCGAGCGCGGCGGCATGCGGACGGTTCAGCGGGCCATCGACATCCTGGGGCTCTTCGGGGAGGAGCGCCCCGCGCTGACTCTCCGGGAGATCGTCGAGGGCAGCGGACTGCCCAAGACCACCGCGCTCCGCCTGCTCCAGACGCTCCGCATGAACGGCCTGCTCTGGCTGGACGAGCACGGCAGATACACCGCGGGCCCGACGTTCCTGCGCTGGGTCCGGCTGGCGGACCAGGGCTGGCGCCTCCCGGCCACCGCCCGGCGCGCGCTGCGCGAGCTGGCGGCCGAGCACCGGGAGACGGTGCACCTGTACGTACGGCGCGACGCGCACCGGATCTGCATCGCCCAGGAGGAGGGCCCACAGGCGCTGCGGCACGTCGTACGGGTCGGCGACGAGCTGCCGCTGTGGGCCGGCGGGCCGTCCAAGGTGCTGCTGATCGGCGCGGACGCGGCCCTGGTCGAGCGGGTCGCGCGCCGCTCCCCGCACGGCGCACAGCACTCCCGCACGCTCACCGAGTGGGCGGCGGAGGCGGCCCGCGCCGGGTACGCGGTCAGCCATGGCGAGCACGAGGAGGGGCTGTCCTCGGTGGCCGTGCCGGTGCGCTCGCGCGGCGGCGAGGTGGTCGCCGCGCTGTCCTTCGGGGGCCCGTCCGCGCGCTTCACCGCCGAGCGGGTGCCGCGCTTCGTGTCGTCCCTGACGGCGGCGGCCCGCACGGTGGGCGGCGGCCTGCCCCTCACGGGCTGACCTGCGGCGGCGGCCCGGCCCGCGCCTCCTCCCTCCCGGTCCGCGGCGCCGGATCCGCTAGCCCCGCAGCTCCTCCGCCGCGTCCGCGACCCGGGCGATCAGGCGGAGCAGGGTCTCCTGCTCGCCCTCGTCCAGCGGAGCCAGGAAGACCCGGTTCATGCGGGCCGTGCGCGTGGTGAGCTTGCGGTGGTGGCGGGCGCCCTCGTCGGAGAGTTTCAGGACGTTCCGGCGGCCGTCGCGCGGGTCGCGTACGCGCTCCACGAGGCCGCGGCGGACCAGCCGGGCGACCACGTCGGCGATGGTCGAGCGGTCCAGGTGCACGTGCTCGCTCAGCGTCCGCTGGTCGATGTCGGGCTTCTCGACCAGCGCGTTGAGCACCGCGAACTGCGGGGAGGTGGTCTCCTCGGACACCATCGCGCCCCACAGCAGCGAGTGCGCCTGCTGCAGGCGGCGGGCCAGGTGCCCGGGATGGGTGCTGAGATCGACCGCGGCCATGTGGCCTCCCATTGACGAATGAGGAACTGGGTGGAAGTCTACGGCCCATCGCCGAATTAATCAGTGCACTGAGCATTTCTTTCGGCAGTGCGCGCTCACCGTCGGCACCGTTCTTTGGACCCACACCCGCGGAGTGATGATGGCCGAGATTCGCAGCCTCGACGACGCCGTGGCGGACCTCATCCACGACGGGGACACCGTCGCCATGGAGGGTTTCACCCACCTGATCCCGTTCGCCGCGGCGCACGAGATCATCCGCCAGGGCATCACCGACCTGACCCTCGCCCGGATGACGCCGGACGTCATCTACGACCAGCTGATCGGCGCAGGCCTGGTCAAGAAGCTGATCTTCTCCTGGGGCGGCAACCCCGGCGTCGGCTCGCTGCACCGCTTCCGTGACGCCGTCGAGAACGGCTGGCCGCGCCCCCTGGAGCTGGACGAGCACAGCCACGCCGGCATGGCGAACCGTTACGTCGCGGGCGCGTCCAAGCTCCCGTTCGCCGTGCTGCGCGGCTACCGCGGCAGCGACATCCCCGGTCGCACGGACACCGTCTCCACCGTGACCTGCCCGTTCACCGGCGAGAAGCTGGCGGCCGTCGCCGCGCTGAACCCGGACGTCACCGTCATCCACGCCCAGCAGGCCGACCGCGCGGGCAACGTGCAGCTGTGGGGCCTGACCGGCGTGCAGAAGGAGGCCGCGCTCGCCGCGAGCCGGGTGCTGGTCACCGTCGAGGAGATCGTGGACACCCTGGAGCCGCGCCCCGGCGGCATCACCCTGCCGACCTGGGTGCTGGACGCGGTCGCCCACGTGCCCGGCGGCGCCCACCCCTCGTACGCCACCGGCTACTCCGTCCGCGACAACGCCTTCTACCAGGCCTGGGACCCGGTCGCGCGGGACCGCGAGGCCTTCACGCAGTGGATCGAGACGCACGTACGCGGCGCCGAGGCCGCAGCCCGTACGGCCGAAGGAGCGAACGCCTGATGTCCGAAGCGAACGCCCCCGAGGCGGAGTTCACCCGCGACGAGCTGATGGAGGTCAACGCGGCCCGCGCGCTGGCCGGCGCGAAAACCTGCTTCGTCGGCATCGGCCTGCCCAGCACCGCCGCCAACCTGGCCCGCGCCACCGTCAATCCGGGCCTGGTCCTCATCTACGAGTCCGGCACGATCGGTTCCAAGCCGACCGCGCTGCCGCTCTCGATCGGCGACGGCGAACTGGCCGAGACCGCCGACGCGGTGGTGCCGGTGCCGGAGATGTTCAACTACTGGCTCCAGGGCGGCCGGATCGACGTCGGCTTCCTCGGCGCCGCCCAGGTCGACCGGTACGCCAACATCAACACCACCGTCGTCAGCCGCGGCGACGGCAAGCCGGAGGGCCGCCTCCCCGGCGCGGGCGGCGCGCCCGAGATCGCCGCCAACTGCGGCAAGGTGCTGATGGTGCTGCGCCACTCGACCCGCAACTTCGTCCGCGCCCTGGACTTCGTCACCACGCTCGGCCACGGAGCAGGGCCCAAGGACCGGGCCGCGCTGGGCATGCCGGGCGCCGGCCCGGTCGCCGTCATCACCGACCTCGGCGTGCTGCGGCCCGACCCGGACACCGCCGAACTGGTCCTCACCGAACTGCACCCCGGTGTCACCGTCGAGCAGGTGCGCGAGGCCACCGGCTGGGAGCTGCGGGTCGCGGACGAGGTGGGCACCACCGCGCCGCCCACCGCCGAGGAACTGGCCGCGCTGCGGGCGCTCAAGGCCGCAGGGAAGAAGTAGGAGACCACCATGGCACTCACCCAGGCCGACATCGACCGCGAAGTCACCGAGCTCCAGGACGCGTACGACAAGGCACGGGCCGGCGGCGCGCCCGCCGCGCACCACCCGCCGCGGGACTACGCCCCCTACCGCTCCAGCACGCTGCGCCACCCCAAGCAGCCGCTGGTCGCGGTGCACGGCGACCCGGAGACCGTGGAGCTCTCCGGTCCCGCCTTCGGGCACACCGACGTCACGGACCTCGACAACGACCTCACCAAGCAGCACCACGGCGAGCCGCTCGGCGAGCGGATCACCGTCTCCGGGCGGCTGCTGGACGGCCGCGGCCGTCCCGTGCGCGGCCAGCTGGTCGAGATCTGGCAGGCCAACGCCTCCGGCCGGTACGCCCACCAGCGCGACCAGCACCCCGCGCCGCTGGACCCCAACTTCACCGGTGTCGGGCGCGTGCTGACCGGCGACGACGGCAGCTACTCCTTCACCACCATCAAGCCCGGCGCCTACCCCTGGCGGAACCACACCAACGCCTGGCGCCCGGCCCACATCCACTTCTCGCTGTTCGGCGACGCGTTCACCCAGCGCCTGGTGACGCAGATGTACTTCCCGAACGACCCGCTCTTCCCGTACGACCCGATCCTGCGCTCGGTGACCGACGAGTCCGCCCGGCAGCGGCTGATCGCCGCCTACGACCACGACCTCTCCCAGCCGGAGTTCTCGCTGGGCTACCGCTGGGACATCGTCCTGGACGGCCCGTCCGCCACCTGGATCGAGGAAGGCCGCTGATGACCGAGCAGCACACCCCCGCGCCCGCCCCCACCCCGTCGCACACCGTCGGCCCGTTCTACGGGTACGCGCTGCCCTTCCCCGGCGGCGGTGAGATCGCCCCCGCCGGCCACCCGGACACGATCACGCTGCACGGGTACGTGTACGACGGTGCCGGTGAGCCGGTACCGGACGCGCTGCTGGAGTTCTGGCAGGCGGACCCCGCGGGCTCGCTCGCCGGGAAACCGGGCTCACTCCGCCGCGACCCGGTGACCGGCGGCCACTACGGCCGCAACGGCGTGGACTTCACCGGCTTCGGCCGGGTGCCCACCGACGCCGACGGGCACTACGCGGTCCGTACGCTGCCGCCGGGCGGCGCCCCGTACGTCTCGGTCTGCGTCTTCGCGCGCGGCCTGCTGCACCACCTCTTCACCCGCGCCTACCTCGCCGAGCCCGCCGGCGACACGCTGCTGTCGGGTCTGGAGCCCGCGCGGCGGGAGACTCTTCTCGCCAGGGCCGAGGCGGACAAGCACCGTACGTACCGCTTCGACATCCACCTCCAGGGCGAGAAGGAGACGGTCTTCCTTGCCTTCGACTGATCCGACCGGGGGACCGGCCACCGGCCCGGACGACGTGGGGCTGCTGGCCCCCGTCCGGGCCGGTTCGGCGGCCGAGGCCGCGACCGGGGACGCCGCGTTCCTCCAGGCCATGCTGGACGCGGAGGCCGCGCTCACCCGGGCACAGGCCGCGCTCGGCGAGGCCCCGGCGGCCGCGGCCGAGGCCGTGACGGCGGCGGCCGACGTGCGCCGGTTCGACGCGCGCGACCTGGCGCTGCGCGCCCGCTCCGGCGGCAACCCGGTGATCCCGCTGGTCGCGGACCTCACCGCGGCCGTGAAGGAGAGCGCGCCGGACGCCGCCCCGTACGTCCACCGGGGCGCCACCAGCCAGGACGTCTGGGACACCGCCGCGATGCTGGTCGCGTCGCGGACGGTGGCCCTGGTGCTGGCCGACCTCGCCCGGACGGCGGACGCGCTGTACGGGCTGGCGGACGCGCACCGCGGCACGGTCATGCCGGGCCGTACCCTCACCCAGCACGCCGTGCCGACCACCTTCGGGCTGAAGGCGGCGGGCTGGCGGACGCTGGTCCTGGACGCGTACGAGCGGCTGGCCGCGGTCCGGCTGCCGGTCCAGCTGGGCGGTGCCGCGGGCACGCTGGCCGCGTTCGGCGCGCTGTCGGAGACGTTCACGCCCGAGGACGGGCCCCGGCTGATCGCCGCGTACGCGGCCGAGGCCGGGCTCGCCGAGCCGGACCTCCCCTGGCACACGCTGCGCACGCCCGTCGCCGACCTGGCGTCGGCGCTCGCGTTCGCCACCGGCGCGCTCGGCAAGATCGCCGCTGATGTGCTGGTGCTCTCCCGTACCGAGTGCGGCGAGGTCGCCGAGGGCAGCGGCGGGGGCTCGTCCGCGATGCCGCACAAGGCCAACCCGGTACGCGCGACGCTGCTCGCCGCGGCGGCGCGGCAGGCACCCGGCCTGGCCGGGACCGTGCTGGGCTCGCTCGCCGCCGAGGACGAACGCCCGGCCGGGGCCTGGCACGCCGAGTGGCAGCCGCTGCGCGAGCTGCTGCGGCTGGCCGGCGGCGCCGCCGAGCAGGCCGCCGGGCTCGCCGCCGGCCTGCGCGTCTTCCCGGACCGGATGCGCGCGAACCTGATGCGGACCAAGGGCCTGATGGCCGCCGAGCGGCTGTCCGCCGTGCTCGCGCCCGCGCTCGGGCGGCAGGCGGCCAAGGCCGCGCTGACCCGCGCCTCCCGCACCGCCGTCGAGGAGGACCGCACGCTGGCCGAGGTGCTGCGGGCCGACCCGGAGGTGGCCGGTGCGCTGCCCCCGGAGGAGCTGACCGCACTGGCCGACCCGGCCGCGTACACCGGCTCCGCCGCCGTCCTCACCGACCGGGCACTGCGCCGGCCCGGCCCGCCCGTGCCACCGCCGTCCGCGGCCGGCGCCTGACAGCCGCCCCGCCGGGCACCCGCTCCCCACCCGTACCCGTCACTCCCCCGAGGAGGTCCCCCATGGCCGAGCTCCCCCACCACCGACTCGACGGACCGCAGGACGCGCCGCCGCTGATCCTCGGTCCGTCCCTCGGCACCTCGCTCGACGTCTGGGAGCCGCAGCTGGCCGCCCTGACGCGTACCCACCGTGTGCTGCGCTGGGACCTGCCGGGGCACGGCGGTTCGGCGGCCGGGCTGGTGCCCGCCGAGGCAGCCGTGGACGACCTCGCCCGGCTCGTGCTGGGGCTGGCCGACAAGCAGGGCTGGGACACCTTCGCGTACGCCGGGATCTCCATCGGCGGCGCGATCGGCCTGACGCTGGCGGCCGGCCACCCCGAGCGGCTGACCCGGCTGGCCGTGGTGTGCTCCTCGGCCCACTTCGGCGGCCCGGACACCTGGCAGGAGCGGGCCGCGCAGGTCCGCGAGGACGGCACGGAGGCGATGGCGGCCGGCCGCCCGGGCACCTGGTTCGCGCCCGAGTTCGCCGCGACGCCGCGCGGCCAGGCCCTCATCAAGGACCTCCTCGACACCGACCCGGCCGGGTACGCCGCCTGCTGCGAGGCGCTGGCCTCGTACGACATCCGGGACCGGCTCGCCGGGATCACCGTGCCCACGCTGGTCGTCGCGGGCCGCGAGGACCCGGCGACGCCGCCCGCGCACGCCCGGGAGATCGCCGACGGCATTCCCGGCGCGAGCCTGACCGAGGTCGCGGGCGCCTACCACCTCGCGGGCGTGGACCGGCCAGGGCCGGTGACCGCCGCGCTCGCCGCGCACTTCGCGACCGCTGCGGACGCGGACGCCAGGCCGGAGGAGGCACCGGCCGACGACGCGGGCCGCCGCGCCGCCGGCATGGCCGTCCGCCGGGCCGTCCTCGGTGATCTGCACGTGGACCGGGCCGAGGCGAAGAAGACCCGGTTCACCGCCCGCTTCCAGGACTTCATCACCCGGTACGCCTGGGGCGAGATCTGGACCGGCGGCACGCTGGACCGCCGCACCCGCAGCTGCATCACGCTGACCGCGCTGATCGCCCACGGCCACCACTCCGAATTCGCCATGCACGTACGGGCCGCGGTACGCAACGGCCTCACCCCCGAGGAGATCGGCGAGGTACTCCTGCAGAGCGGCGTCTACTGCGGCGTCCCCGCCGCCAACACCGCCTTCGGCATCGCCCAGGAGGTACTGGCCGAGCTGGAGTGACCTGCGCGGCGGGGGTGCGTACGCCCCGTCCGGAATGATCCCCCGCGCGTTTCATGTGGGTGTCATGCGTGCATCACACCGGTGCGGCAGAGTGGTCGCCGCACCGGGTCGATCATCGACGAGCGCTGGGGGCATCAGGCATGACGGACTTCGGCAGACGGCGGCTGTTGGCGGCCGGCGGCGGTATCGCGCTCACCGGCGCCCTGGCGTCCTGTGGCTCCAACACCGGCCGGGGCGGCGGGGCTTCGGGCCCGGCGTTGAGCCAGTGGTACCACCAGTACGGTGAGCCCGGCACCGAGCAGGCGGTGAAACGGTACGCCGATGCGTACGACAAGGCCGACGTCACCGTCCAGTGGCGGCCCGGCGACTACGACCGGCAGACCGCCGCGGCCCTGCTGACCGACTCGGGCCCGGACGTCTTCGAGGTCAACGGCCCGACGCTGGACCAGATCCGCGGCGGCCAGGTGGTCGACCTGACCGACCAGGTCGCGCCCGCCAAGGACGACTTCAACCAGGCCGTGCTCGCGCCGAAGATCTGGCAGGACAAGATCTGGGCCGTCCCCCAGGTCGTCGACATGCAGCTGCTCTACTACCGCAAGAGCATGCTCGAGGACGCCGGGGTGCAGCCGCCCCGCACACTCGAGGAACTGGTCGACGCCGCCCGCGAGCTGACCGCCAAGGGCCGGAAGGACAAGGTCAAGGGGCTGTTCCTGGGGAACGACGGCGGCGCGGGCGCCCTCGGCGGCACCCCGCTGTACGCCGCCGGCCTCTCGGTCGTCACCGAGGACGGCAAGGTCGGCTTCGACGACCCGGCGGCGGCCCGCACGCTCGGGAAGATCCACGAGCTGTACGCCGACAAGTCCCTGCTCCTCGGCGCGCCCGCCGACTGGTCCGACCCGGCCGCCTTCACGCAGGGCCTGACCGCCATGCAGTGGTCGGGGCTGTGGGCGCTCCCGCAGGTGAAGAAGGCGCTGGGGGACGACTTCGGGGTGCTGCCGTTTCCGGCGGACGGCCCGGGCGGCAAGGTCGCGGTGCCGGTCGGCGCGTACGGCTCGGCGGTGAGCGCGCGCGGCAAGCACAAGAAGGAGGCCGCGGAGTTCGCGAAGTGGCTGTGGGTCGACCGCACGGACTACCAGCGGGACTTCGCGCTGTCGTACGGCTTCCACATCCCGGCCCGGATCTCCCTCGCCAAGAAGGCGAAGGAGCTGCGGTCCGGCGCGGCGGCCGACGCCGTCGCGTACGCCACGGACCACGGCTACGCCGAACCGCTGCTCTGGACCACCGCCTCGAAGACCGCCTATCAGGACGCGCTCAGCCGCATCATCAAGAACGGCGCGAACCCGGAGTCGGAGCTGACGGCGGTCGTACGGAAGACCGGCACCGAGCTGGACCGGGTCAGGAAGAAGTGATCCGCACGCTGCTGGGCGCCCAGAACCGCAACCTGTGGTTCTGGGTGTTCGTCGGCCCGTTCGCGGTCGGGCTGGCCCTGTTCACGTACGTACCGCTGCTCTGGAGCGTCTGGCTCAGCTTCTTCGACGCGCACAACACCGTCACCCCGACGCGCTTCGTCGGGCTGGACAACTACCTCGCGATGCTGGGCGACGGCGCGTTCCTCAGCAGCCTGGGGACGTTCCTGCTGTTCTCGGCGTTCATCGTGCCCGCGACGTACGTGCTGTCGCTGGGGCTGGCCCTGATGGTGAACCGGGTGCGCATCGCGCAGGCGTTCTTCCGGTCGGTCTTCTTCCTGCCGACCGCGTGCAGCTACGTCGTCGCCTCGCTGGTGTGGAAGCTGTCGATCTTCAACGGGGTGCGGTTCGGGCTGGCCAACACGGTGCTGGGGTGGTTCGGCGCCGATCAGACGGCATGGCTGTCGTCGACCGACCCGCCGTGGTACTGGCTGGTCATCGTCACCGTACGGCTCTGGCTCCAGGCCGGCTTCTACATGATCCTCTTCCTGGCCGGGCTGCAGCGGATCTCGCCCCGGCTGTACGAGGCGGCCGCGGTGGACGGCGCGAAGCCCGGCTGGCAGACGTTCCGGCACATCACCTTCCCGCAGCTGCGGGCGACTTCGGTGGCCGTCGTCCTGCTCCTCGTCATCAATGCCTTCCAGGCCTTCGACGAGTTCTACAACCTGCTCTCCGACTCCCGCGGTTACCCGCCGTACGCCCGGCCGCCGCTGGTCTACCTGTACTACATCGCGCTCGGCAGCGAGCAGAACCTCGGGCTCGGCAGCGCGGGCGCGGTGATCCTCGCGCTGATCATCGCGGTGGCGACCATCGTCCAGGCCCGCTGGTTCGGGCTGGGCCGCAAGGAGGACTGACCGGTGGACCAGGCACTCATCCGGGCGGGCCGGGCCCTGCGGCTGGCCCTGCTGCTCGTCCTCGCGCTGCTGTTCCTGATCCCGTTCTACCTGCTGCTGCGCAACGGGCTGGCGACCGAGGCCGACATCACGGCGCCGGACTGGACGTTCTTCCCGCGCTCCCTCCAGTGGGACAACGTCGGCGAGCTGTTCGCGGACCCGAACCTCCCCATGGCGCGGGCGCTGCTCAACTCCTCGGTGATCGCGGTGGCCACGACGCTGGGCACGCTGCTGCTCGCCTCGCTCGCCGGGTACGGTCTGGCCCGCATCCCGTACCGGCACGCGAACGCGGTGTTCTACGCGATCCTCGGCACGCTCATGGTCCCGGCGGCGGTCACCTTCGTGCCCAGCTTCGTCCTGGTTTCTTCCCTCGGCTGGATCTCGACCCTGCGCGGCCTGATCATCCCCACCCTTTTCTCCGCGTTCGCGTGCTTCGTCTTCCGGCAGTACTTCCTCGGCTTCCCGCGCGAGCTGGAGGACGCGGCGCGGGTGGACGGGCTGGGGTACTGGCGGACGTACTGGCGGGTGGTGGTGCCGAACTCGCGGCCGGTGTTCGCCGCGGTCGGCACGATCGTCTTCATCGGGGCGTGGAACGCCTTCCTGTGGCCGCTGGTGATCGGCCAGGACCGGGAGGCGTGGACGGTGCAGGTGGCGCTGTCCACGTTCACCACCGCGCAGAACGTCAACCTGCACGAGCTGTTCCTCGCGGCCGCGGTCTCGATCCTGCCGCTGGTCCTGGTCTTCTTCCTGCTCCAGCGGTACATCGTCGCCGGAGTGGAGCGGACCGGCATCGACGACTGAGCCGGGCCTGGTGACGCCCGGCGCTGGCCTGGTACGGTGCGAACATGATGGCGCTTACACCTTCCCGTGTGCGGGAGCCGCAGGACTGCGGCCCCCACGGTGAGTGCGCGCCCCGCGGCCTGAGCTTCCTGCGCCGCCGCGGCCGGGTGGGGTCTCCCCCGGCCTGCGCCTGTCGCTGACGTTCCACAGCACCGGCATCACCTACGCCCCTGCCCGCTGACCGGGCCCTGGGCGTGTTTCTCGCTTTCGCGTTCCCTGTCCCCCTAGGAGGACCAGTGACGATCATGGCTACCCCTGTCCTGCGCGACCACCGCATCCCCGACGGCGGCCTCTACGAAGGGCAGCGCATCCTGAACCGGCTGCCCGACGGCTGGGAGGAGCGCCCGTACGAGCGCTTCGAGGTCGTCCCGCAGGCCCGCACCATCGGCGCCGAGATCCGCGGCCTCGACCTCTCCCGCCCGCTGGACGACGCCCTGCGCGCGGAGCTGAACCGGGCGCTGCTGGAGTGGAAGGTGCTCTTCTTCCGCGGCGCGCACCTCACCTCG includes these proteins:
- the pcaH gene encoding protocatechuate 3,4-dioxygenase subunit beta is translated as MALTQADIDREVTELQDAYDKARAGGAPAAHHPPRDYAPYRSSTLRHPKQPLVAVHGDPETVELSGPAFGHTDVTDLDNDLTKQHHGEPLGERITVSGRLLDGRGRPVRGQLVEIWQANASGRYAHQRDQHPAPLDPNFTGVGRVLTGDDGSYSFTTIKPGAYPWRNHTNAWRPAHIHFSLFGDAFTQRLVTQMYFPNDPLFPYDPILRSVTDESARQRLIAAYDHDLSQPEFSLGYRWDIVLDGPSATWIEEGR
- the pcaG gene encoding protocatechuate 3,4-dioxygenase subunit alpha → MTEQHTPAPAPTPSHTVGPFYGYALPFPGGGEIAPAGHPDTITLHGYVYDGAGEPVPDALLEFWQADPAGSLAGKPGSLRRDPVTGGHYGRNGVDFTGFGRVPTDADGHYAVRTLPPGGAPYVSVCVFARGLLHHLFTRAYLAEPAGDTLLSGLEPARRETLLARAEADKHRTYRFDIHLQGEKETVFLAFD
- the pcaB gene encoding 3-carboxy-cis,cis-muconate cycloisomerase — protein: MPSTDPTGGPATGPDDVGLLAPVRAGSAAEAATGDAAFLQAMLDAEAALTRAQAALGEAPAAAAEAVTAAADVRRFDARDLALRARSGGNPVIPLVADLTAAVKESAPDAAPYVHRGATSQDVWDTAAMLVASRTVALVLADLARTADALYGLADAHRGTVMPGRTLTQHAVPTTFGLKAAGWRTLVLDAYERLAAVRLPVQLGGAAGTLAAFGALSETFTPEDGPRLIAAYAAEAGLAEPDLPWHTLRTPVADLASALAFATGALGKIAADVLVLSRTECGEVAEGSGGGSSAMPHKANPVRATLLAAAARQAPGLAGTVLGSLAAEDERPAGAWHAEWQPLRELLRLAGGAAEQAAGLAAGLRVFPDRMRANLMRTKGLMAAERLSAVLAPALGRQAAKAALTRASRTAVEEDRTLAEVLRADPEVAGALPPEELTALADPAAYTGSAAVLTDRALRRPGPPVPPPSAAGA
- the pcaDC gene encoding bifunctional 3-oxoadipate enol-lactonase/4-carboxymuconolactone decarboxylase PcaDC; protein product: MAELPHHRLDGPQDAPPLILGPSLGTSLDVWEPQLAALTRTHRVLRWDLPGHGGSAAGLVPAEAAVDDLARLVLGLADKQGWDTFAYAGISIGGAIGLTLAAGHPERLTRLAVVCSSAHFGGPDTWQERAAQVREDGTEAMAAGRPGTWFAPEFAATPRGQALIKDLLDTDPAGYAACCEALASYDIRDRLAGITVPTLVVAGREDPATPPAHAREIADGIPGASLTEVAGAYHLAGVDRPGPVTAALAAHFATAADADARPEEAPADDAGRRAAGMAVRRAVLGDLHVDRAEAKKTRFTARFQDFITRYAWGEIWTGGTLDRRTRSCITLTALIAHGHHSEFAMHVRAAVRNGLTPEEIGEVLLQSGVYCGVPAANTAFGIAQEVLAELE
- a CDS encoding ABC transporter substrate-binding protein, whose protein sequence is MTDFGRRRLLAAGGGIALTGALASCGSNTGRGGGASGPALSQWYHQYGEPGTEQAVKRYADAYDKADVTVQWRPGDYDRQTAAALLTDSGPDVFEVNGPTLDQIRGGQVVDLTDQVAPAKDDFNQAVLAPKIWQDKIWAVPQVVDMQLLYYRKSMLEDAGVQPPRTLEELVDAARELTAKGRKDKVKGLFLGNDGGAGALGGTPLYAAGLSVVTEDGKVGFDDPAAARTLGKIHELYADKSLLLGAPADWSDPAAFTQGLTAMQWSGLWALPQVKKALGDDFGVLPFPADGPGGKVAVPVGAYGSAVSARGKHKKEAAEFAKWLWVDRTDYQRDFALSYGFHIPARISLAKKAKELRSGAAADAVAYATDHGYAEPLLWTTASKTAYQDALSRIIKNGANPESELTAVVRKTGTELDRVRKK